ATCACTGGACCTGCGCTGACAGTACGGATAGCCGGAGCAGCGTTGCAGGCTGTCCGGTGACTGGAAATTACAAAAGCCGGGCATCTGTCCGGCTTTTTGCGTTGAAGATGCCGCGGGGGAATGCGGCATTGGGCCGCAATGTTGCCGTAATGTTGCCGTAATGTTGCCGCAATGTATAAAATGACAAATTTGTATTACATCCTTTGTGCGATAAAACAGGTGAAAACCCGACTGATTTGCTCTGAACTCCCCGCCAATGTAGTGATGGCACGTGTTAGTGGTTGTTTTTACAAAAATGATAATTATAAATTGTATAAATTAACATTTTTGTACTTTAATAACAACAAATGTGGCTTCGGAATCGGTAGTGTTTTCACGGTGTTTTGCTAACAGTCTGATAGATATACAAATTTGTAGGCAGTTGCCGTTTCGGCATTCCCTTTGCTTGGGGCTGTGCATGAACGAAACATCCGATTCCATAAAGCTCACGATACTGGCCGAAATTGGCAGCATCATCGGCAGGGCGCTCCGGTTGGAGAGCGCATTGCACGATATTCTTGCCATTCTGGGAACACGGCTTTCCATGGGACACGGCAGCATAGTTTTGCTGGAGCGTGACCGGGGAGGCGTCGCTTCATGCGTATCCTATGACCGGACCCCGCGCGATCAGGCCCGCAGAGGCTGGGGCGGGTCGGATGCAGACATCATCCGCGCCGTGTCCAAGGGGCAGGCCTTTGTCATCATGGAAGGACAGGGAACTCCCCTGTTTCTGGATGGTGCTGTTGCCCGTCGTATAACACGTCAGAAGGTGGCGCTGCTCGGAGTGCCTGTGTTCGTTCATGGTCGCGAAGCTGGGCTTCTGATGGTGAACAGGCTTTTCGATTCTCCTCTCGCGATGGATGCGGACCTTGCCTTTCTGGAAACCGTGGCCGGGCTTGTAGGGCAGTTTGTCAGCCTGAACGACTCTGTGACGGAGAAGGTGGAGGCGCTGAAGCGTGAAAACGCCGCTCTGCGGTATCGTGTTTCGCAGGATTCGCAGCGAACGCACATGATCTCGCGCAGTCCGGTCATGGCAGATGTGGAGTGCCTTATGGAACAGGCGGCCGCTTCGGATACCCCGGTGCTCCTGCAGGGTGAGGATGGAGTCGGGCGTGCTTTGCTGGCCGGTCTTATACATGATTTTTCCGAACGTGCACGCCAGCCGTTCGTCCGCATTGACTGCCGCGCGTTTTCCCGTCCGCAGGGGCGCCAGAACTGGAATGGCGGTAGGGCGCCCTCGCAGGACAGCATTACCAGCCATTTTGTCGAGCGGATGGAAGCTGCCCATGAAGGAACCGCATGTCTGGAAAATGTGACATTGCTCCCGCGTGACCTGCAGGCCAAGCTTCTGGGTGTGTTGCAGGGGCAGGGCATAGAGCGCCCCGGCACCCGCCTTGTGCGGCGTGTGAATGTGCGTGTGCTTGCCCTGTGCGGGCCTGATGTGGCGCAGCTTGTTCAGCAGGGCGGTGTTTGTCCCGATCTGTACGATTGCCTTTCCGGCAGAATGGTTATCCATGTTCCGCCTCTGCGGGAGCGCAGGGAGGATGTGGAAGCCATACTGAATCATCTCATCGCAAAGGCCGCTCGGGAATATGGCAGGCATCTGCGTTTCGGCATGGACGCACTTGAGGTGCTGCGCCGCTACGAGTGGCCCGGCAATGTGCGGGAGATGGAAGCAGTGGTTGAAAGCCTTGTGGCCATGACCGACGGCGGCAATATAAGCGCGGGTATGCTGCTGCCGCTTCTCGGTGCGGTGGAAGGTGCCCGCATGGGGGCCAAGGGGGGGGCTGTCAGCCCTTCGCTCAAGGATATGGAACGCAATGAAGTGGTGAGCGCGCTTCGCCGCACCGGCTGGATTCAGTACCGGGCAGCGGAGGTGCTGGGTATAACCGCGCGGCAGATGGGCTACAAGATCAAGAAGTTCGGCCTTGAGAACATGGTAGCCTCGGAGCGGGCCCGCGCACGCTGATCCTGTAAGAGCGTGCGTGGTTCCTTTGTGCAAGTTGGTAAGGTAGATCGGGCCGGTTGCCCTTTTCCCGCTTGCAAGGCATGACACGGATGCGGTAAAGCCGCGCCATGCATCTTGCAGGGGGAGAGCAATGAAAGACAGAGCAATTTTGTTTGACTGGGGCGGGACGCTCATGACGTCCATGCCCTATTATATGGGAGCGGGAAGAGGCTGGTCGCATGTTCCAGCGGTGGAGGGAGTTCTTGATGCGGTTCAGGCGCTCCGTTCTTCGTGGACTATAGGGCTTGCTTCTAACGCATCGGAATCCGAAGACGACGAGGTACGTGCCTCACTCGATACCATCGGGGTGGGGGCGTTTATTGACAGAATCTATACTTACAGGCGTGTGGGCAGGCCCAAGCCGTGGCCCGACTTCTGGCGGTATGTGCTTTCTGATCTGGGAATGCAGCCTTCGCAGGTTGTCATGGTTGGCGACAACTACATGGACGACGTGTGGGGTGCGGCCAACGTGGGTATGCACGCCGTGTGGCTGAACCTTGGCTCGCCTGATGTGCGCAAGGGTGACCGCTACCGGACCATTCACAACTATTCGGAACTGCCTGGCGTGTTGGCCGACATGGGGTTCATGTAAGACATCGCCGCCATATGCGTAAAAAAAGGCCGGACAATTGTCCGGCCTTTCGCATGTATGCAGGCAATTGCTACACGATGGAACCGAACGAATGGATCACGTTCTTGCGGAAGGCACGGGTTCGCCATATTTCTTCAGCGCCCGCTGTGGACAGGTCGTTACGAACGGCACTTCGCAGTTCGTCCTGCTGGGCGGGACTGAGCTTGAGCAGCTTGATGTCGCCAAGAAGCGTCAGAGGATCGCTATACTCCTTGGGCATGGGGCTCTTGCCGTTGTCGTGGTAGAGAAAGCTGATGGTTGCCTTGGGGCAGGTGTTCAGGCGTTCCAGAAAAGTAAGCATGTACGTTCTCCCTTCCGGTGCGGGTGCGCCACCGGCGATCGGACAATCTGACCGACGTTTTAGCTGTCATTGTTGTTCAAGCGGAAAGTCCGCTTCGGTGGGCGCGCAATAAGTCATAAATCCGCCCGCCGTAGTCTCCGTATTCAGTCTGCAGCACTTGGTATGCATTGGCTTGCATCGCAATTTCGAGGCCGCCAAGAAAAAACGACCTCTCATGCCGAGAGGCCGATTGCTTTGCAGAATCCGGCCTCATGGTCCATGTCTCGCATGGTTCGGCTTTGGCACCTTGCCTGAGCAGGTTGCCGGACGGTCAACGGGCCATTCCCTCGCGTCCTCGTCATGAGTGCTGTTGCCTGCTTGTAGGAAAATGGTTTCCTGATGTCAACAAGGAAATGTGGAAAAAAACATATAGTAATATTATCAGCTAATTAAGAAATGAAAAAACTGATTTAGTTGTACTTTTGAGAACTACTTTTTCTCAAGCTCTTCACAAAAATGTAGTTGCTGCTAGTACCACTATCAACCCCTCCGCTGGTCTTTCCAAAGCCGATGGTATAGGCAGAAACCAGCAACGCACACCGCAGCAAGGAGATCAATTGCCGATGGGCATTTTAACCGGGCGGCACCGTATGGGAACAGCTGCCCTCATCATGGCCGGAAGCGTGTTTCTTTCACGTTTCATGGGGCTTATCCGCGATAAATTCATTTCCTATTACCACGGTGCCACCGTGGAGTCGGATATATATTTCACGTCGTTCGTCATTCCGGATTTTCTGAATTACCTGCTCGCCGGAGGGTATTTTTCCATCACCCTTATTCCGCTGCTGGCTGAATATTTTGAACTCGATGAGCAGGAAGGCTGGCGTTTTCTTTCCGCCGTGCTTTGCTGGGTGGCGGTGGTGGCGAGTCTGCTCACGGGCGTGGCATGGATAGCCGCCCCCTGGCTGGCAAAGGTGGCTGCACCGGGTTTTGATGCACATTCTCTCGGCCGTCTTGCGCACTTTTTGCGGATCATTCTGCCCGCACAGGTG
This region of Desulfovibrio subterraneus genomic DNA includes:
- a CDS encoding sigma-54-dependent Fis family transcriptional regulator, which translates into the protein MNETSDSIKLTILAEIGSIIGRALRLESALHDILAILGTRLSMGHGSIVLLERDRGGVASCVSYDRTPRDQARRGWGGSDADIIRAVSKGQAFVIMEGQGTPLFLDGAVARRITRQKVALLGVPVFVHGREAGLLMVNRLFDSPLAMDADLAFLETVAGLVGQFVSLNDSVTEKVEALKRENAALRYRVSQDSQRTHMISRSPVMADVECLMEQAAASDTPVLLQGEDGVGRALLAGLIHDFSERARQPFVRIDCRAFSRPQGRQNWNGGRAPSQDSITSHFVERMEAAHEGTACLENVTLLPRDLQAKLLGVLQGQGIERPGTRLVRRVNVRVLALCGPDVAQLVQQGGVCPDLYDCLSGRMVIHVPPLRERREDVEAILNHLIAKAAREYGRHLRFGMDALEVLRRYEWPGNVREMEAVVESLVAMTDGGNISAGMLLPLLGAVEGARMGAKGGAVSPSLKDMERNEVVSALRRTGWIQYRAAEVLGITARQMGYKIKKFGLENMVASERARAR
- a CDS encoding HAD family hydrolase is translated as MKDRAILFDWGGTLMTSMPYYMGAGRGWSHVPAVEGVLDAVQALRSSWTIGLASNASESEDDEVRASLDTIGVGAFIDRIYTYRRVGRPKPWPDFWRYVLSDLGMQPSQVVMVGDNYMDDVWGAANVGMHAVWLNLGSPDVRKGDRYRTIHNYSELPGVLADMGFM